atgttcatacaaatatttacacatgttaagtttgctgaaaataaaagcagttgacagtgagaggacgtttcattttttgctgagtttagtagagGTAGTGCATTTAATCAAATAGCCTAGCTATGGGAGATTAATAACCTTATGACTCTTCAGAAATTCCCTTTCAGATGTATCACTTATACCTGCAATATCCAAATAATCAGACAATTCGACTGTTTATGATTTTGAACATATGCTTTAAATGCTCCACAACAAGTTAGCTTTAAGGAAGCATGCAAAAATAAAAGAATTGACAAGTTCAGTTGCATGATGTGTTTTCCCCCCCTCTGTGAAGAATTCTGTATTTATAGCGTCATTTTGTCACGCGTTCTTTGAAGGCGGCAGCGAGTGCACTTATGCCTTCCTTTGTTAGGGTGAGTTGGCAATTTCCTCAGAGATGGAGCAACTGCAGGCAGCCTTTTTTCTTGGATAATGTCCCTGACACCTGGACCAAACTGCTGTTTCCATTTGCTCACAGTCTGGAGTCAGTGGTAAGATACATGTCATAAATCTCCTGCCACCCAGAGTCACTCAAGGCTGTTCCTCAACAGCAGCACACTCTCTCGCCAGTCTACAGGACACAGAGGTCTGGGGGAAAGGAATATTATTATCTAGAAACTTCTGTCCAACCTGCACAAGAAATCACAGAAAAGAGAGTACTGAAGACGTCTTCGTCCCCCTGAATGGGCTCTCCTGGCGTTCTTTTTGTGCTTGTGTGATCCGGGCCTTACAGTAGCTCCTAACATGGAACGACATGACAATCCAGTTATGTCGTTCCATGGCAGTGAGCTGAAAAGGGTGTTTATTGCGGAGATCTGACAGGTGTATTCTACATTGTAATTCATCTGTTGATTTTGAACTACAGATCCCATTGTGATCATGAATTGTGTGTTCCATTTATTCAGCTGTTATTCCTCTGGCTTCACAACAATCACTAGACACCTGCAGGACACTCTAGGAAAGTAAAAGCAATTTTGCAACCCTGCAGCCATAATGAAAATATCAATCAATTAAACTGGAGAATAAAAAAACCTGCATGAAAAATGCTTCTATGTAATCTGAAAACCTGCATGATAATAGCTATGCAGTTCAACCAGCACAATATCACTATCATTATTCATGTAACATGATTGTCATCATTACTACTCTAATTCCTCCAGCCCTGGCAGAAGAGGGCATTGTGGGGGCTGAGGGCCCATCTGTGTGCGGTCTTCAGATAAAGTGATGTAGTGCTGGTGGCTGGACAGACAGGATCAAGGAAGGGCTGTGGCTCTGTGTTGCTCAATGTGGCATGGCACTCAGGGCACTTCAACCCCCATTCCCTCCTTACAGGTACCCGACAGCCCACCACCGTGCGCTACTCATTTACTGCTACACTGGTTTTCATAATTAGCGCCGCAAGGCCTCATTAAATCCGCTCTAATGAATAAATATTGTATTTCATAGCCTGATTACCAGATCAGCTCAATGCTTGCACGTCGTAAACAATTATTTCCCTAAATATTCATCACCTCAAAGTGGATGATCATTGGTATTTAATACCAGTATTTTCAAGTGCATGTTTATTATGCTAATAATAGATTTTTAAAGATTTGTTTCTGGGGGAGAAAAAGATGATCCAAAAAATATTGAAGTGTGATATAAATGATGTAGGGAACAGAGATGACAAACTCAACACAGCATCACTGTATGGATTTGTAGAGAACAGCTTTTTAAAGCAGTAGAACTTGCTTCTTTCTTTGCACATCTCCAGATGTCTACTTTTATAAACCGAGAATGCATTTCAGACCAAATCTGTGGCATGCCTTGATCAGCTTACTGGAAAAGGTCTCCAAGATTTTCCCCAATGTCAATGCAAGCCAGAGCCATTTTCTACTGCATATGACTAGTAATACGACAGAAGGCAATGGACTACTACAAACGTGTGACCAAATATGTATCCTTTTGTAAACCCAGCAGGACGAGCTCCCAACTGTTTTCCAAAAAGAGAACAAAGCAGCGCACTCTGAATTAGAGTAGCTACTCCTGTAATAAGAGAAAGTCTTCTGCCAAACACACTCAAGTGTTGACAAATTTAAAAGGTAAGTAAGTGTCAATGAGAGCATGCTCACTGGAAACAGTGCAGGTTAAATGTAGTACATTTTCAAAGGCTTAATAGCAATGAACCACCAAAGATTCCCTCACATTTCCTGTGTggtaccacactactgaacagaaAATAGAGGCAATAACTTCATTGCTACTTGAGTGACACCTGAGAACATTACTATTTGCACTGTAAAACATAGCTGGAAaatgaaaggagagaaagagcagagcGAGAAAGTGCTTTAATAGAATTGATTTACAGGTATGAGATTCCCATTAGACACTGCTAATTGTTTCCACACCATTAGTGACAGTTATCTAATGAAGGATATAACCAGGCACTGTAGGATATCACACAGTCCCTcagcccggggggggggggggtcaatggcTCACTGTGCCCTCCACCTCAGGGGCATGGTGGGACAATGACGAACTACTAAATAGTCAAGAGTAACCGTGACAACATTTTTTACTTTCCAACAGCTGAGACTAAAACAGCAGATAAGCCTTATTGAAGTTAAAAGCAAATTTTCTTACAGAAAAATTTATGAATCTTGAGTACAATTACCGTAGAGACCAACTAACCTTTACACATTTAATATTTTTGGTTTTATCAGAACTTGCAGCTTAAAAGTGAGATCACAAGCAAACATAACTATAAACATTGAAGATATTCATCATAACAGTATAAACAGTGAGGAAGACTCATCAAATTATGTCACGTaattggatgtcataaggtgaatgcaccaatttgtaagtcgctctggataagagtgtctgctaaatgacttaaatgtaaatgtaaatgtgatggTAAAACTTTATACATTTAAAACAAtgtaagaaaaaaaaacagaatcAGGAGCAATAGAATAATTAACTGTTTTGCATTTTGGAATAGAGATATTTAACATAACGCTGTCAATCAGGTCCAGAATCAGGTGACACCCTCCGTGGTTTACTGGCTCTCGTCCATTTCCTTTTTAAggctgcagagagagaaagagccatGTTTGACTTCCCAACACTGTACCAATCACAGTACTTATACGATTGAAATGCTTCAGCGTAAAGAGCATTTACCCTTTTAAGTAGGCATGGGCGTTGTCATAGCCGTGGTATTTAGCCAGGTAGACCAGGACTCCAGTGGCACAGCGACCCTCTCTGGCTCTACAGAAACTACAGTTGCAGATCCCTCTGCACGTCGGACACTCCCACTCCTGCAACATACCAAGGCGAGTTCAACCAAGGCTGCAGTCTCTTAACACAACAGTCAAAGAATGAGTCAGCGTTTCTTGTTGGCTCGGGAGTAGAACAGTGCAGTACTTACAGGATCCAGCAGGGCATCTCGGACCTCCTCTCCGTAGCGGTTACGGAGACATGGGCCACAGAACTGACCCCTCACCCCCACACACTCTGGGTTACGGCAGTTGGTCTTGGTGTCGATCGTCTTCTGGCGGCACTGGTGGCAAGTGGATCCCTAGGTCAAGCAAAGCAGAGGGGTGAATTTGCTGAACATGGCAGTACGAATGTGAAACCTTGCGTTTGAGAACCACTGTAGGAGAATGGGAACTTACAGTGGCGCTGTTGTACACCTTCTCCCGCACGTTGTTGGCGATCAGATCCAGCTCCATCTGGGAGATGTCCTCCACAGGCCGCACCACATGAGGAATAGCTATCACCCTGTTGTAGTTGCGCTGATGGGGCGCCTTCTATAAACACATTCACAAATATATCAACCAAACTGACAACTCCTGGAGTTCAGATTCTCCTGGAGTTCAGATTCACTATTGTTGAACGGACAGATCAGGAGACATCAAAATATTTAACTTTACTTGACACTCATCGTCACCAACCAAACAGGTGACGATGAGTGTCAACAAGGGTATGGGTGTGCCACTCACCGCCTCATCCACCTCCTCATAGTAGCGACTCCTGCGCACCAGGTTGAacttgtcctcctcttcctctggagCAGGGCTGGGGGGGCCGTCCACCAGGGTGCGGGAGCGAGTGTGGGGCCGAGAGGTGCGTTCAGGGTTCCTCCTATGGGGTCCTGAGGCTCCCAGAGACTGGCGGGGGGCACGGCGAGGCTAGAGAGGAAATTAAAACATACCCAATCAAATACAGTCCAAAAAACACGGTAGCTAGACATCACATCAATAGTCAAATCTTCGGTTTCCTGATATGCGTTTTATAGTACAGCCTCATCCTCCATCTTGTCCCACTTACCGTATTCATCATAGGCAGGGATGTTCTTCTGGGGAAGCCAGGTATTTTGTTGAGTTCTGCCATCAGCTTTGCAAGCTAAACAAAATAATTGAAAAAGAAAAATGAGCACTCAGATGTCACTCAGCAGGCGACTGCCAGAATGACTCCTGTGAATGAGCCCGTCCTACCATTGCTTTGTTCTCCTTAATGTTAAGCGCTCTCTTGTCCATGAAGTTGCCTCCCTCCTTGGAGTCAGACTCTTTTATGGGCTGTTTAGATGGCTCTGCTGCAGTAGTCTTCTGGATGGCCCTCCTGGTGGGGAACTTCATGGCCACCTTCAGGGTCTGGGACCGACGGCCCTTCCTCCGAGGCCCCAATGACTCCTCCGAGTCCACTCTCTGAAATGCATATGAGCAACATTCTGAGAGGTTTTTGTTTATAGTAGCCACCATTGTGTAATAAAATTAAGCTGGTAATATCAagaccaaaaaaataaaaaataatcaccATGGCACTCATTTCACTGCTGAAAGCATTCTCGAACCCAGTGAGAGACTCTTCCTCCGAGCTAGCCTCAAATACCTTGGCTCTCTCCGCCACCTTCTTAGCTCCTCTGAAGCTACTTTTCTGCACAAAGTGAAACCACAACATTCCGTTTCATTAATTAACAACGAACTCATTCAATGAGTGAATATGGTAAAACATGAATTGTAACTGGATGGTAATGTAACAATTTGGCTTACCGTGTTGGCAAAGCCACCGTCAGAGCCAAAACTATCACAGCTGTcatctgaggaggaagaggatgtctCCATGGGCACGTTACGGAAGCTCCGCAAACTCATCCTGATGGAAGGAGGCTGGGGGGCCTGCTGGAGCTGGAGAGACAGGCGGAAAAAGTTAGGaaaaatagacaaacacagtgagtACTAGACAAACACAGTGAGTACTAGACAAACACAGTGAGTACTAGACAAACACAGTGAGTACTAGACAAACACAGTGAGTACTAGACAAACACAGTGAGTACTAGACAAACACAGTGAGTACTATTGGTTTTAGAAACTGTCTGCACACTGCTGCCCTCCTTGACAGGGAGAAGCAGCAATACCTATGGTGGTACGGGTGTGACTGCAAGATTAATTCCCGGACACCACAAGGTAAGTTAGCTAATGTAAAGCTATATCACGGCTAACACAAATGTATCTTACAAGGTCATTGAAGCTAGCTATAGAAAAAGgagtaacgttagttagctagctacagtagccaaGTAAGATTCACTAACTTTGATTTAGGATACAACCAACATTTGAAATGACAAAACTTGTCAGGGTAAAATATGAATCTGAGTAGCCAAAACTGTGGTGTAACTAGTTAGTAGCCACGGAAATGGTTGATTAAAAACATAACTAGTTAACATtacttaattaaaaaaaaaaattgtctagATGCAcacatggtagctagttagcGAAGCAGGATACTTGATTTGAAGCAAAGGCAAAGTAACGGTTGCATTGCAACTCCAATGAGACTGCAGGCAGTCTGCAGTAGCTTTTACGGGAAGTATGCAACAGCTTGACTAAAATGTGAGCAAGAAACTAGAagagttaacgttagctagctacaagtTTACCACAGCAGAATTGTAGGTAGCTATCATTCTCTGCAGGTATCTAGAAGTACCCTGTAACTTTTTGATATAGCTATTCAAATAAATATGTAATTATACATTCCTTACCTTAGAGCGAGATGGACGCATTTTGGTTTCTTGAAAGTTTTCTGCAAAGAAAGTCAATCAAAACTCGTGTAGACGTTTCTGCAGTCCTTTAATGAATGCAGAGAAACACCTCCAGACTTGCAGATGGAACCGAGAAATTTCCCGCGCCGGGAAAGTGTCCTAAAAGGTATATAAACTATTTTTTAAATACGAGCTAAAAGGAAAATAAAACACACAAATCTGCGACCCAACAAATTATAAAACATATATTTCTTAAATACTGCGGTGAAATACATTTTTAGTTTTACACATATTTGAAAATATTATGCATTATACAGATCCACCAACGTGTAACCTTTCAAGTACTACGCCCTGGCGCGAAATCATAGCGGAGAACTGTGCATAAAGGGGCGGGTTTATTGAAAAACTCCCGCGTCCTTGCCACCAGGTGTGGTGGTCGTGTTCTTGGATAATGAGAGAATCATATGAACTTCATGTatgtttatcttttttttttactctacATATAGTTAGAACCTATATAAAACATCTATTTTTAAGCATCAATACGTACATTAACTTTTCTATATTGTAATAAAAGGCACAATTATCTCTCATAAATAGAAATATTACAACAATGTAGTCAATACAATTTACAAGAGCCTTATATAAAACAGTTCACATATACAACTACAAATTATATGTAGGCTTACATGTTAAATATTAAAGATATTTGAGTGCATACAGTGCAATTCAGAATTCAGCCTAAAAGACTGAATTGTGTGCATTCCCTAAATCACAATTCTCACAAGCTCAAATGACTCCTAAAAAGATTCCTCAAGAGAGAAcgttttaaaatgtatatttatgAAGTAGTGTGAAGGATAATGTTCAAAGTAAACCTGCTGTCCAGTCTGTTCAGACATGTAAACAGTTTCAAACAGCAAATTATCCTCAGCTTCGACCACTacagccacctctaccccctctcttcgGTCTTCCTCTGACCTGTTTATTGTCCTGTCGCGGTAACCTTTTCTGGCGCTCCACTTTGATCCATCCCCCCTCACTGACTTTAGCCCCCTCTTGCTCTGTACTGGGGTTTTCCACCGCTGGTGATATGCCCGGTATCACCCTGGGCCGGTTCTGAGCTACTACACTGTAACTATGGGACCGAGGCCTCCCTGTTTGCTGTGAGGTTCTGCTAGACTTATTCTGTGTGTAGTTGCCCCTTGTATTGGACCATGCACCTCTGTTGTGGCCCCCTGTCACAGTCAATGAGTTTTTAAAGTAGCTGCTGTGCCTGCGGTAACCTTGCACTGCCCCAGCACTGAGCGGTCGTTCACGCTCCAATGCGCTCTCTGAGGTGGTGCTGGAGGGGCTGCTGCCCTTTGACCCCaggtagagaggggagagcatgGCGGACAGGCCGGTGGTGGGGGATGAGCTGCGGGAGCACCAGGGAGAGAGCGAGCTGCGGTTGGGAGACCTCCGCACTGCTGCAGCGTAGGAAGAGGCCTGGTCTCCATACACAGACAGGAACTGAGACAGGGTGCAGGTCTCTGAGCCACCGGTGGGGGTCCGGGCACCATGCTGCTCTGCTGCTGACTGGTTCTTCAGCTGCCTCTGTCTCAGGTTGTACATCCATCTGGGATCCACATCTGGAACAAGAAAGAACATCCACTGTTAGGATTGGTTAAATAGAAGTGCTCATACATTTGTTCATTCTGTATTTAAGACAGCTTTAAATGCACCACGTGTCAATGAAATCTGTATCCAAAGCACAATAGAAAAGAAAGTTGACCTTTTGAATCTGATCTGCTTCTGGGGTTCCCTTCTATGTTCAACTGGGTTGTTTCTATCAGCAGCTCCACAGTCTTGATCTCATCTCGTCCACCGGTGGGGTTCCACATCACTGCATGGCTATATCTCGTAGACCTTGGTGATCTCACATCATTCTAGTGGCAAGTGTAGAGACACAACAATCACTGTAGGCGATTTTAAACATCAGATCCCATTTACACGTCAAATTAAATTCAcaatgtatttcatttttttaagaCGTACCATACAGTACACTGTGAACCTACATTTTACTGTATAATTCTTATTATTGGTAATGACTAGCCTAAAGGTGGTGTAGTGTAGGCCTATGTAGTGCAATGGTTAGGTCATTGTAGGACTGTCTCCCTATAGGATATGTTTTGAATGACTCACCTCATAATTAACAATGCAGTCAACAACCTGATTGTCCCGTAGTCCAACTACCCATTTGTCCATCACAAATGGGGGCTGCAAGGAAATTGTTTGATAAATGGTAATTAATCATCATGCATAAGCTAGCTAGCACTGTGTATCTTCAACACTGCAATGACATCAATTCAAGGAATAATTACATTTATCTGGAGATACAAAGAGGGACTTTAAATGTCATAACATTTAGCAAAAGGGTACGCTCCTTCAATGGTCATAAAAACCGTCAACAAAGAAATGTAAAGGACAAGTGACTGTTGATTTTAAGTCCGGATGCCCTTTCAGCACATGGCATGGCGTAATGCTTATGATCACACCTTGGTCATCTTCAGGACATCCACATCCTGTCTGTTGGCATCAAAGGTTACATCCTTGATGTACGTTATTGCAACTTCATCTCCATCAAGTTCCATGTACATTTTCCATTTGCAGTCCTAAAAAAGAGAGATTGTAGGTCTTACAGTATATTTATTTATCCCTGGCTGGTTCCAAACTATGTTGCTTTctgcaaaaaaatataaaataggtTCTCAAATGACAGCAGTTCTAACTTCATTTTTTCCTAAACCAACAGCACAGCCTAGAGGTAATTCCTTAGAACTGAACATTTCTGTAATGTGAATGTATATGAAATTCTGATCAAATTTGACAGAAGCACAAGTTATGTTGTACTTTTAGATTTGAATTCTGCTTTCACCTAGTATCCAGTGTGAGTTGCGTTCACTTAAGACAAAATGTTTGAAGATTGAGTGCTTTCCCCACACTGATGTGCTCTCAGAATCAGAGGATAGCATGTCTATTGAATTATCATAGCATGAAGGATGACATAACAAGTGGTCaaacattaataataataatgagaaTATTAACAACCTATGCTTGCAAAGACATTTATTTTACTTCAGGGGTAAACATAAGTTGCTATGGTGGATATCTAGTATTATTTCCTGTAGTGGATATGGTTTGCAGAATCTTGACACATGGTGCTATTTTTTGTGAAAAAATACAGTGTAATGCTAATGTTATTCCAGTTAGCTGAAAATCAACTCAGTATTTCAATATTTTCTGCTCAATGGACACATGGATCAAATCCTCACTAGGAAATACAAATCTGAGCAAACCCCAACGCCATACTCCTTCTGAATATTGCATGCTGACAAAGCAGTAATGATTTTGCCATCCCCAAAAGCCAGCCATGAAGCCACAGGTCACTGCTTAACCACACAGGGTTCACGGTGTGGACCAATCTATTGTGTGGAGGATCACAGAAGAAGACATCAAAGAAGTGCCACTAACACACTCGTCTGAGGAGCCTCAGCCCACTCCTGCACCGTCCCCAGGGACTGGCCGGGGCTCAAAGGGGGAGCAAGTGTGAGGAAGGCTCTGGCTCCGAGACACACCAGGCAGTGGCCCTGTGTCGGCCCTGGCCAGTCGCACCAGGGCCCCCAGGTCCACGCTGGTCTAATCACTCCAGCAGAAACAATGTCTGATAATGATGCCCAAGACCGGAGTGCGTCTGCTCTAATGACAACTCATACATAATTCAGCACCTTTCTCTTGGCTGCACGGTGATATCCTCATTAGTAGGGGACCCTCAGTGGTTGTCAGATGGTGGCCGCACAATCGCAGGCCCTCATTTTGTCTTTGAGAAGTGCAGCTGCTACTATGACACCGCCAGCAAAGAGAGGCGGGAAAAAAACGCAGTGCGGGTTTGTTTTATTTAGTGCAAAAAAACCTTCCAGTTTGTAAAAACAAGGCTGACACAGAACCTGACACTAGGCAGGGGGAAAATAATTAGCTCTCATTTTCTCAGCCTCCTGTTTCCTTCTCCCTGCTGTGTTTTCTACCCACTAAAGCACCACATGTCAGAAGAAATGGGAGGCAATTAGCAGGCTCGTTTCAGCCCCGCCGAACTCACTGAAAGGGGACTATTTATGATGGGACAATGAACAGCTGAAAGATTAAATAACATTTGccttttaaaaagaaaatgacTTCTGGCTAAATGGGCTATTTTTTATGGAATTCAAAAAGCAAGTGGAGAAGCAGCCTCTCTCCAGCGTTTGAGACCCTAACAAAGGACGATGAGCAAGTGGGGGTGGATGGGATGCATGGCTTTATATGAAATATTTATTAATCTGTTTCTCTTGTAAGGATATGTCTTGAAGGCAAAGCAAGCTCAGTGAAACAGTGGTCAGTGTTTGCTTGAGTTTGATGGGGAACATATGGGCATCTTTACCTCGAGAAACAGCATCTCGAAGATGACCATTTCCATCTTGACATACCAGTTTCAATCTTATCTGACAACAAGTTTGCTTTGATTATATGCATTTGAACCAAACCAGAACTGAGACTAAATTATTTTACAGATACATTTGAAAATGCAGggacaaaatatctaaaaaaagTACCAAGACATCTTGGTTATTTGTCATTGAATATGTCAGTGTCCATTGAAAACCTACTGAGTGACCTGTTCCTGCTTTCCAGTGGTACCCAAACACTAGCTCCAGATTAACGATCTTcctcgtctcctcctcctcctcctctgcccacTCATCCTGTAGAACAGAGATTTCCAGACTGAACATATTGTAACAGTAAACAATGCCAACCATTTCTTAACATTAAAGAGAAAGGacatacagtaccttcattaGTGGAGGGAAGTGGAAGAGCCCAATGTAGTCATTGGTCAGCTTCTCAATTTCACTCTGTTGGAGAAAGCATGTTATACATAGACTTCAAACGTCAAAATAATTTGTATGAGCATATTGCTCAATTTCAATAATTATACCATATGGACACATTGTGAAATGGCTGGCTAGTTCATGCTAGTTTGAAAGGTAATATGGTACCTTGAGGTGCATGATGTGACCTTTGGACCTGACCCCCAGGTCTCGCATGTC
The Salvelinus fontinalis isolate EN_2023a chromosome 23, ASM2944872v1, whole genome shotgun sequence genome window above contains:
- the LOC129821265 gene encoding mitogen-activated protein kinase kinase kinase 20-like isoform X2, coding for MLPLSASFVQIKFDDIHFYENCGGGSFGSVYRARWIPQDKEVAVKKLLKIENEAEILSVLSHRNIIQFYGAILEAPNYGIVTDYASGGSLYDYLSSAESEEMDQEQVMTWAMEIAKGMHYLHSEAPVKVIHRDLKSRNVVVTADKVLKICDFGASRFHSHTTHMSLVGTFPWMAPEVIQSLPVSETCDTYSYGVVLWEMLTREIPFKGLEGLQVAWLVVEKSERLTIPSRCPDSFAELMRKCWVTDPKERPMFKLILTTLESMSNDSKLPEQCNSFLHNKAEWSCEIEATLERLKKLERDLSSKEQELKERERRLKMWERKLIEQSNTPLLPNLHIHSWTEEHVYFWMEQIFGAEGAYDMQLYGDLFKENHITGKRLLLLTETDMRDLGVRSKGHIMHLKSEIEKLTNDYIGLFHFPPLMKDEWAEEEEEETRKIVNLELVFGYHWKAGTGHSDCKWKMYMELDGDEVAITYIKDVTFDANRQDVDVLKMTKPPFVMDKWVVGLRDNQVVDCIVNYENDVRSPRSTRYSHAVMWNPTGGRDEIKTVELLIETTQLNIEGNPRSRSDSKDVDPRWMYNLRQRQLKNQSAAEQHGARTPTGGSETCTLSQFLSVYGDQASSYAAAVRRSPNRSSLSPWCSRSSSPTTGLSAMLSPLYLGSKGSSPSSTTSESALERERPLSAGAVQGYRRHSSYFKNSLTVTGGHNRGAWSNTRGNYTQNKSSRTSQQTGRPRSHSYSVVAQNRPRVIPGISPAVENPSTEQEGAKVSEGGWIKVERQKRLPRQDNKQVRGRPKRGGRGGCSGRS
- the LOC129821266 gene encoding cell division cycle-associated protein 7-like — its product is MRPSRSKLQQAPQPPSIRMSLRSFRNVPMETSSSSSDDSCDSFGSDGGFANTKSSFRGAKKVAERAKVFEASSEEESLTGFENAFSSEMSAMRVDSEESLGPRRKGRRSQTLKVAMKFPTRRAIQKTTAAEPSKQPIKESDSKEGGNFMDKRALNIKENKAMLAKLMAELNKIPGFPRRTSLPMMNTPRRAPRQSLGASGPHRRNPERTSRPHTRSRTLVDGPPSPAPEEEEDKFNLVRRSRYYEEVDEAKAPHQRNYNRVIAIPHVVRPVEDISQMELDLIANNVREKVYNSATGSTCHQCRQKTIDTKTNCRNPECVGVRGQFCGPCLRNRYGEEVRDALLDPEWECPTCRGICNCSFCRAREGRCATGVLVYLAKYHGYDNAHAYLKGLKKEMDESQ
- the LOC129821265 gene encoding mitogen-activated protein kinase kinase kinase 20-like isoform X1, giving the protein MLPLSASFVQIKFDDIHFYENCGGGSFGSVYRARWIPQDKEVAVKKLLKIENEAEILSVLSHRNIIQFYGAILEAPNYGIVTDYASGGSLYDYLSSAESEEMDQEQVMTWAMEIAKGMHYLHSEAPVKVIHRDLKSRNVVVTADKVLKICDFGASRFHSHTTHMSLVGTFPWMAPEVIQSLPVSETCDTYSYGVVLWEMLTREIPFKGLEGLQVAWLVVEKSERLTIPSRCPDSFAELMRKCWVTDPKERPMFKLILTTLESMSNDSKLPEQCNSFLHNKAEWSCEIEATLERLKKLERDLSSKEQELKERERRLKMWERKLIEQSNTPLLPNLHIHSWTEEHVYFWMEQIFGAEEGAYDMQLYGDLFKENHITGKRLLLLTETDMRDLGVRSKGHIMHLKSEIEKLTNDYIGLFHFPPLMKDEWAEEEEEETRKIVNLELVFGYHWKAGTGHSDCKWKMYMELDGDEVAITYIKDVTFDANRQDVDVLKMTKPPFVMDKWVVGLRDNQVVDCIVNYENDVRSPRSTRYSHAVMWNPTGGRDEIKTVELLIETTQLNIEGNPRSRSDSKDVDPRWMYNLRQRQLKNQSAAEQHGARTPTGGSETCTLSQFLSVYGDQASSYAAAVRRSPNRSSLSPWCSRSSSPTTGLSAMLSPLYLGSKGSSPSSTTSESALERERPLSAGAVQGYRRHSSYFKNSLTVTGGHNRGAWSNTRGNYTQNKSSRTSQQTGRPRSHSYSVVAQNRPRVIPGISPAVENPSTEQEGAKVSEGGWIKVERQKRLPRQDNKQVRGRPKRGGRGGCSGRS